A window of Armatimonadota bacterium genomic DNA:
AAGCGACTACGCGTCAGTGCCTCGATCGGTTGGCCGGCAGCTCCGCCACCTGCCGGCGCAGGTCATCGGCGTCCATGTGCGTACTCGGCTGGCGGCAGGGGCCCAGGCCAAGAACAGGGAAGCCTTCACGTCAAGGAAGAGAAAGCCGGTCGATATGGCGAATCCTGGGCCCAACGGTTTTCGTCCTGTCGGGTGGCGTGCGCTGCCATGAATGACTGTGCGATAGACGAAGAACTCGGCAGGCGCTCGCAAGAGCCGCATTGACTGGAGGTGGGGGTGATACTTACCGGCGCTTGTCGGGCCGCCGAATGGCATGGCCTCGGTGGGCTCGCCGTCATCATTGCCATCTGCGCCATGTTCGCGGCCCGCGCGGGAGCTGACGCGAAAACCAACGGTGTCTACTGTGGCGCGAGCATGATCCAAAACGCCAAATGGAACGCGGCCGCCTATCCGTGGGCGGCGCAGATCCGCGACCAGGTGACCGCCGCGGCCCAGCCCTGGCTCAAGTTCACCGACGACGAGCTGTGGGATCTCATGTTCGGGCACACCATCTCGCGGTCGTGGATGGTGCTGTCGAACGGTCATTGCCCGGCATGCGAGCGCGACGTGCCAATGTACACCTGGGAGATGGACGCGCTGGCGCGGCCGTGGAAAGTGCGCTGCCCCCACTGCAAGGAGCTGTTTCCCAAGAACGATTTCCACAAATTCTACCTTTCCGGCCTCGACGAGCACGGCGTCTTTGACCCACAGCGCGCCGACCGCACGCTGCTCTTTAACCAGGACCATCCCGACCCCAATGATCCGCTGTACAGATTCGGGGTGGATGATGGTGAAGGTTATGTCAACGGCGATAAGCGCTGGCGCTTCATCGGCGCCTATCTCGTTTTCGGCCAGTGGAAGCAGGCCGTCCTCGCCGGCATCCGCAGCCTCGCCGCGGCCTATGTGGTCACGGGCGATCCCGTTTATGCCCACAAAGCGGGGGTCCTGCTCGATCGCACTGCCGACCTCTACCCGACCTTCGACTTCGGTAAGGAGGGGTGGGTTTACGAGGAAAAAGGCAGCGCGGGTTACGTCTCGACCTGGCATGACGCGTGCGTCGAGACCCGCGACCTGGCCTATGCCTACGACTACGCATTCGCGGCCCTGCAGCGTGACCCGGCGCTGGTGACCTTCCTCTCGCGCAAGGCCAAGCAGTATAAGCTCGACAACCCCAAGGCCTCGTTCGCCGACATCCAGCGCAATATCGAGGACCGCATCCTGCGCGACGCGCTCGTCAGTCGCGGGAAGATCTACTCGAATTACCCGCAAACCGACCTCACCGCTACCGTCATCGAGACCGTCTTGGGGTGGCCCGGGAATCGTGAGGAAGTCTACGGGGCGCTCGGCGCCGTCATATCCAAGTCCACCGCAGTGGACGGGATGACGGGTGAGAAGGGGCTGTCGGGGTATTCGGCCTACGCCGCGGCGGTGCTGGCGCAGATCCTGGAGCAGTACGCGCGCATGGATAACGAGTTCCTGCCGCAGATCTTCAAGCGTTATCCGCGGCTGCATCAGATGTTCCGCTTCCACGTCGAGACCTGGTGCCTGTTCAAGTACTATCCGACCTGCGGCGACGCCGGCATCTTCGCCGGGCCAATCGCGTCTTACGCCGGCGTGTGGCTGAGTAAGAACAACGGCATCAACCCCTCGATGTTCACTTTTCTGTGGCGCATTTGCCAATTGACCGGCGACGCGGCCTTCGCCCAGATCGCCTATCGCGCCAACGGCAACTCGACGCGCGATCTACCGTACGACATCTTCTGCGCCGACCCCGCCGCCGCGCAGAAGGAGGTGGGAGAGGTCGTCGCCCGCGCCGGGGCGGCGCCCAAGGTCGGTAGCGTCAACAAGCAGGAATGGCACCTCGCCATCCTGCGCAGCGGCCACGGCGCCGATGAGCGCGACCTGTGGCTCGACTATGACGCCGGCGGCGGCCATGGCCACGCCGATGGCATGAACCTCGGGCTGTTCGCCAAGGGCCTCGACCTGCTGCCCGACTTCGGCTATCCGCCGGTGCAGTACGGTGGGTGGATGTCCCCCCGCGCCAGGTGGTACGGCATGAGCGCGGCGCACAACACGGTCGTCGTTGACGGCAACAACCAGCAGGAGGCCGCCGGCCACACCACCCTGTGGGGCGACGGCAAGGGCGTCCGCGTCATGCGCGCTTCCGGTCCCCGCCTCATCGGCGGCCGCCAGTTCGAGCGCACCGCGGCGCTGATTGACATCTCGGATCGCGATTCATATGTCCTCGATATCTTCCGCGTCGTTGGCGGGGCCGATCATGCCAGGTTCACCTATAGCCAACTCGGGTCGGTGACGACCAGCGGCCTGTCGCTGCACCCGGCCCCCGACTACGGGCATGACACGCAAACCTGCAACTTCTCCGCCGATCCCTCGCCGGCTCCCGAGTGGAGCGCCGACTGGAAGGTCGACGACCGCCGCCACCTGCTGCCGCCTGGCGCCGATGTGCATCTGCGCGTGACCGACTTGACCGCGCACGCGCAAGCTCTTATCGGCCAGGCGTGGATATCGCTCGTCGCCGACAATGCCGAAGCGTGGATCCCGGTGGTCATCTCGCGGCGCCAAGGGAAGGGCGAGCCAGACCAGCCATTGGCTTCGACTTTCGTGAGCGTCATCGAGCCCTACGAGCGCACGTCCAACATCGCCGCCATCCGCCGCCTGCCGCTGGTCACGCCACGGGGGGACGTATTCCCCGATCAGAACGTCGCAGTGGAAGTGCGGCTGGCCGACGGGCGCCGCGATCTGGTGGTGGCGGCCGACGTCGAAAACCCCCTCAAGCTAAGGCCGTCTCGGACACAGGGGCGCGCGCTGGTCCAGCCGGACTGGAAGGTGCAGTTCAACGGCGACCTCGCCATGATCCGCACCGATGCCACGGGACGGCCGCTTTGCGTCGCCCTCTGTGGTGCCACTTCGCTGCGGTTGGCGGACGCGCGCGTCGAACTCGCCCCCAACACCCCGTTTGTGGAGATCGCATTCGATCCCGCCGCGGGCCGCGCCTGGGCGGTCGCGGGCAGTGCTGATGCCGTGCGCGCGGTCACGGTCGGCGACGCGGATGTCTGGCAGCGCTGACAGATTCGCCGCAGCGTCACCTCGGCCTGCCAGGAACCTCCCCTCGGGGAGGCGACGTCAGTGTCTCAACCCGTTCCCCGGCATATCCGCCACCTGCCGGCGCAGGTCATTGGCGTCCGTGGGTGTAGGGCTGAGTGGCGGTGACGCCTGCGCGTCATCCGGGGTTAGCGCAGGTAGAGCTTTGACGCGATCTTGCGGCCGATCATCTTATTGACCAGGCGTCGCCCGATGCACTTGGGATTGCCGCTCGCCAGCGCGCTGACATCATTGGCGATGCGCGCGATCTTGTAGAGGCTGCTCACGAAACCCACGGTCAGCCTCCCTGCTCGAACTTGGCCTTGGCCGCGACCAGGGTTTCGACGAAAGCCATGAACTCCGGCTCGTAGAAACTCAGATGGACGAACTCGTGCTGGACGACGAAGTTCTGCTCCTGCTCGTCATACCACACGGCGGTGACGCTCCCCTGGGGGGTTGTCTTGCTGGCCAGATCGCGGATCGCCATGAGTTCCTCCTGCTCGCCCGAGTGGCGCAACCCGAGGCGCGCATGTGCTTGCACCGATGCGCAGCCGCAACGTCATTCTCCATCGCGCGGGCATGACCATTCTTCGGCGGCGCACGGTGTGCGCCGCCATATTTCGGGCACAAGCATGCTGTGCCCCGGTCGCCGTCATCGGCGGCGGCCCCTCGTTTCTTTGTGAAATGCCCCCGCCCCCGCGGGGTAAGTTGCTCGGAAGGAACAACCAGCCAGCACCGAGAACCGCTCAGATGGGGTTCACGGAAAGCATGGGCACAAGACCGTTGTTCGCTTTCGTGGTGTGGATTGCTTTCCTCCTCGCCGGGCTTAGCGTGCCGGCGGGATGCCAGCCGACAGGTCTGCCGGAGTCGATCCTGCGGGAGGCGCAGCAAACTGTTCTTCTCTCTGGGAAGTACACCGAGTCCCAGATCTGGGATGTCGGCAAGTTCGGCCACCTGGTCGGGCGCGCGGTTGCGGACCCAGAAGCTCTGAACGGGAGAGCGTGGGAGGCTCACCCGGGAACCGATGGGGCCGGGTACATGCTTTACGGTCCGTACGCCGAGTTGGAAGCCGGCGACTACATAGCCTTCTTCCGTATCAAGCTGCTCGAGGAGGCCCCGGGTGAGGTTCTTGGGAGCGTCGACGCCTGCGTCGATGCGGGAAAGACCATCCTCATGTCGCGCGAGGTCTCATGCGATGAGTTGGTGCGGGGCCGCTACGCGCAGGTTCCGCTTGCCTTCCACCATCCCGGTGGGAGGCTGGAGTGCCGGCTCTACTGGTCGGGGAACATGGCCGCCCGTGTGAGCGTAGTCAGTCTCTTTCGGGTCGAGGGTGCCTCCATCGCTTCCGGCGTCCTTATGGTTCCACAACCCGCGCCGTCCGGTGAGCCAAGGAACCTTGTGTATCGCGGCGACACGAACCTGTCCTCAGACATATTCCCCAGATCCGCACCGCCGTCCCCCGTGCTTACGGTGTTGGATACACGCAAGTGCTCCCCGGACTGGAAGCTTCTGCTGTCAACGCTGCAAGGCATCGTCAACCGCGCCGAACCTCGGATCTACTACCTCACCACCGCGAGCGACTCCACCTGGCTGGACTGGATGCTGAAGAGGAAGTGGATCAGTCGAACGGAGACGGTCTCATCGCCAGAGGATCTGCTGGCGAAGTTCCACAACCAGGTGAAAGGGATGATCATAACCGATCCCGCCCTGCCGGCTAGCAATAACATCGCCACGATGCTCGCCAGCCTGGAGGACGGGATCGTGGCTTCACCCCGGCTGGCGAAGGGGATCGCCCTCCCGGTGATCAGGGACCTCCGAGGGCGGTGGACAAAGAACGTGGACGCCTACCGGTGGGCGTACCAGAACCTCTGGAGCCAGATGAGCCATTGCGTCGCGGCGTGCCTGTGGCCGGAGGAATCGGCCGTGCGCGACTATCTGGTGCAGCATAAGGTGTTCATCTTCTGGCTCCCGGGGCGGATAGACGGCGCGAGGAAGTATGTTGACCCCGAGGCGGAGATGCGCTTCGGAGAGGAATTGCTTGCGGCGCTTCCGGCGAACACTCCGATCATGGGCTATCCCTACGCCGGAGCCGATGTCGGCCTTGGGGAGGGGGATGGCGTGGCACTGATGGCCGAGTTCGCCAAGTACCTCGTGGGATCGGTCAATTGCGGGAACCTCAGCGTGCATTCCGGGGTGCGCGTTCCCGCATTCCGTCAGCGCAGATACAACCCGCCTGCGCTGCGGAACGACAAGGTATACCTTGCCTTCAACATTTCGGATGGCGACAACATCCCCGTCATCACCAGCGGGAACTGGCCTCAGCTATGGGACAGCAAGGCCCGCGGTGCCTTTCCCGTTGGCTGGACGATATCCCCCTCCTCCTGCGTGCTGATCCCCGACGTCATGGACTATTACTATTCCACTGCGACGCCGAACGATTCTTTCGTCGCCGCCGTATCTGGAGTCGGCTATACCTACCCTAACCGTTACGCCAAGCGCTATCGCGAGACCGACCGTCCGCGCGTCCTCGACGGTTTCCTGGATCAGACTCAACTTTACATGAATCGAATGGACCTCAGGACGATCAACCCGTCCGGAGCGGGAGACCGCGAGATCGCAAGGTTTGCGGAGCGCATCCCGTTCCTGCAGGCCGTTTTCGCAGATTACGGGAAGAGCGTCTACACATACCCGGAGGCGATGCGGGTGACGGCGCGCAATACCCCGGTCTTTCATGCCGTCACCGGCTGGCAGCCCGATGGAACCAGGGATCAGCAGATTGCCTTCATGGTGTCTCAGATCCGCTCAATCACTCCAGAGGAGCGTCCAGCGTTTCTTCACGTCTTCGTGTGCAACTGGTTCTACGACCTCCCCGCGCTGGAGGAAGTTCTTGCTCGGCTCGGACCGGCGTATGTGGCGGCGAGCCCCGAGCAACTCGCGGCCCTTTGCCGCCTGGATATGACTCGGAAACAGGTGCTGGTCGGCTTCCCGACGAGCATGGCAAACATTGAAGGGTGCGCGGCCTCCTTCCGCGTACTCTTGAGGAACGTTTCCTCGAAGCCGATGGACGTTCGTGTGAAGCTGGCGGCAGGACTCAGAGCGCCCTCTGTGAAGCCCAATCGCGTTCATCTGCTCCCCGGCCAAGAGGCAGCCGTCGGACTGATGGGTATGGTCTCGGGGCGCGCCATCCTTCTCGACGTGGAAGGTCCTTTTGGAGGCAAGCGCTTCTCGTCGGCTATGCACGAGGTGCCTTCAACAGAACTGGCCGGCAGCCTCCCGAAAGCACTGTCGCTCCAATTCGTCAGGCAATATGACGCCGTCTGCCTTGCTCACACCACGGGCAAGGCAGAGAGGGACATGGAGAGCCAAAGAGACGTCTGGGTGACGGTCAAGGGCGAGTCGCGGATTGGGCACATGGTCTACGGGCCGTATAGCCCTCTGAAGGCCGGCCGGTATCTTGCACTCTTCAGGCTGAAACGCACTGGTGACGGTGAAGGGACGGTCTGCGTGCTAGACACCTGCGTGGGCGGCGGGGAGAGAAGCTCCGCCGTGCGCGAAGTGGGCGCCGGGGAACTGCCCCTGGGGAAGTACCGGGCGTTCCCGCTGATCTTCAACCATCCTGGCGGCGCCGTTGAAACCCGAGTTTTCTGGACCGGAAAGGCTGCGCTCGCCGTGGAAAGCGTGATGCTATGGGAGGTTGCGTCAGCGGGTAGCTGAACGGGGCATTTCCTGCCTGCTTGTGCACTGAGTCCTGAATTCCCCCCTACGGGACAAAGCTTCTGTTGACCGGCGCCGCCAGCCCGCGGCCGAGAGTGTCTCATGCAGGCGCTCAGAAACCGCAAGCAAGGACTTGGCATTCATGGCCTTCGAGTGAGGGGTGTGTTCGCCTGCCACGGCGGGCCCAGACACCTGACTCAGAGGAGGCAGCGATGCCAAGACAGAGGAGAGCAGCCCAAAACCGGGCAGTGGAGGAGTGGACCCAGCAGCGGCTGGCGGCGCGCAAGGAGGCGGCACAAGCGGTAGGCAAGGGAACAAGCCAATGCAGCCACCCACGCGCCAGAACCGCAGGAGCAGCAGCCCCAGGCCGCCGATCGGCAAACGAAGCGCCCTGGGCGCAACGTTCCCTCGACTTCCCCTCGACCTCGCTCGGGGCACGCGCTCGGGACAGGCGCGCAGAAGGGGCGCGCCGCGGGGCCGATGGCGACGGCGGCCCGTGCGCGGGGAGCAGGCGGAGCGGCTGCGCGCGCTGGCCGCCAAGCACGACCCTCTCCAAGCTCCTGGTGCGGATGATGGAGGTGTTCGAGGCGCAGGCTAAGTAGCCGGACTACACGAGTCCGCAACAAGCACCGGCGAACCGCTTTCCACTACTGAGGAGGGCGGTTCGTTGGCATTTGCGCCACCTGGGCGTCAGCGTCGCGCGATCTTATCCCAAGCCGTCTGGTGCGCAGGGTCGAGCAGCAAACGGAAGGATATGGCTGTGGCTAAGGCCAATCCCGGAACGACGACGCGCGTGGAAGTCCTCGCGCTACGCACCCGCGTGCGATGTGCACGATAAGACAAGGTTAAACAGAATGCCGACCGAGGTGCAGACGAACAGGGTCAGCGCGACGACGGGACTACCCAGTCTGCGGGTTCTGGTTTGCCAGGGCGATGGGGCAACCGTGACGAAGTTGCGGCAGATGCTGACGGCGGCCGGGCATACGGTGGCAGGCGAGGCGAACAGCGGCGAGGAATGCTTGGCGCTGGTTCAGGAAGTCGGGTCCGATGTGGTGCTGATGGAGGTTGCGCTGCCAGGCATGGACGGCGTCGCGACGACACAGCGGCTGATGGCGCAACGCCCGCTGCCAGTCGTGATGCTGACTGCTTGCGTTGACGATGACACGGTGCGAGCGACGGCCGCTGGCGGCGCCGCGGCTTATCTAGTGAAGCCGGTGAGCGCCAGGCAACTGCTGTCGACACTGCGTGTAGCGGCGACGTGGTTTGCTAAGCTTAGGCAAGCCAAACAGGACGTCCAGAACCCGACCGAGATCATCGAGGCTCGCAAGCTCGTGGAGCGCGCCAAGGGCGTGCTCATGGATCGCGTTGGGCTGACTGCGGACGAGGCCCTGCAGCGCTTGCAGGAAACCAGCCGCGAGCGGGACTGTCCGATAAAGCAGATTACGCTGGAGGTGATTGAGGCCGCTCACCTGATGGCACTGCAGATGTCTTCCGGTATCGTCGAGCCTCGGAGACATCCACCTGTCCGCAAAGCGTAGGACGCTTCGATCACCAGACGCCGGACTGGCCGGTTTCCCAGGATTGCGTGGCCCGGTGCTGGGCGGTCGGCGTTGGGATTGGCTCAGCGGGCTTATCCCGACCTCAGCGGAGGCAGGTGTTCCCCGGCAGCTCCGCCACCTGCTGGCGCAGGTCTTCCGCCACCACAGAAACGCACGCTGGCGCGGCTTGGCATTGCCGCCTGGGCGCGCTATACTGGCGCCACTCCTCGCTAGGGTCGCAGGATGGCCGTCATGACCCAGAGGCCTGGCCCGCGCCCACGTCGGACGGTTGTTGACTGTTTGCCCGGGGCGAGCGGCGCGCGGATCACGGCACTGCGCTCCTGCGGGCACGGTCGTGGTAAGCCTGTTCGAAGGGAGGCCCCCATGAACCACCGACTGGTCACCGCGGCGGGCGCTGCACCGGTGCGTCCAACTGAACGCGTTTCACCTGCGCCGGAAGTGAACCCGAACGCTGTAGTATGGCGTACGCCTACGCCACCGACAGATGCGCAGGCGGGCGACGTGTGGGTAAACCCCAAGCGCGGGATGGAGATGGTGTACGTGGCGCCGGGGGATTTCATCCTGGGCACGAGCGACGCCCAGATTGACGCCTGGCTGAGGGAGCACCCGGCGGATGAGCGCGAGTTCTTCGAGATTGAGCAGCCGCAGTGCCGGGTGAACTTGCCGGGCTACTGGATGGGGCGCACGGAGGTGACCAACGCGCAGTATGAGCGCTTCGTGCAGGCCACCGGGCGTGACGCGCCGGACTACTGGGAAGGCAGGAAAGCTCCGAGCGGGTTGGGAGGATTTCCCGTCATGTGCGTATGCTGGGATGACGCCAGTGCCTACTGCGCGTGGGCGGGGGAGTCCTTGCCGACGGAGTTACAGTGGGAGAAGGCGGCGCGGGGCACGGATGGGCGGGTCTTCCCCTGGGGGAGCGAGTGGGATCGCACTCGGTGTCGCAACTTCCAAGTCATTACGGGCCGCGCGTATGCGAGTCTGAGCGAGTGGGATACGGCGTGCGAGAATTGGATGCAAGCTCACGATCCGGTACGGGAAGGCCCGACGGCAGTGGGCTCCTACCCGGGGGGCACCAGCCCGTATGGGTGCGCGGACATGGCCGGGAATGTGGTGGAGTTGTGCGCGGAGTGGTATGACAAGACGGCCTACCAGCGGTATGCCAAGGGCGACCTGACGCCGCCGAAAACCGGCGACTATATTGTGGTTCGGGGCGGCTCCTGGGGCCACGGCGATCCAGAGGACTTTCGCTGCGCCAACCGCGACCACGACCTCCCCGACAACCGCGACAACATCTGCTACGGCTTCCGTTGTGCGCGAGGATCTGCGTGAATAGCCGTTTGCCCTCTTACCCCTTGCACGGGGGCGCAGGGGCGAAGCCCCTGCGCGCGGTGCTAGCGTTGCGTTTGGCGGGGATGCGCTGAACGGGCTTTCACGGTCAGGTGGTCCCGACGGAGGTGGTCGGCGGGCATATCCGCCACCTGCTGGCGCAGGTCACCTGACACCATAGAAACGCAAGCCAGCGAAATCGCCGGGGTGATTTGACGCCGAGTTCATCGCGGGGTATACTGCCCGCGGAACGGGTCGCTTGCGGCATCCGGGCAGGACAGCACTGTCTGCCGCTCACTTATCCGCTCTTTCGCAGCAAGCCCCCGGAGCCGCGCCTCGGGAATGCTCTGCGAAGGGCAACCGATGAGTCAGCTCAAGAGTCACCCGGTCACCTGCGCGAGTTGCGGCAAGCAGTTCCAGGCCCGCCTCTGGTCATCCATCAACGTCACTCTGCACCCGCAGCTCGAGGCGTTGTTTCTCTCCGGTCGGCTCAACCTGCTCACCTGCCCGCACTGCTCGACAACCTCGCCCGCCGTGTCGTCTCTTCTGTATCACGACATGGAGGCGCCGAGGGTCATCCTGGCTCTTCCCGAGGAAGACCGTGGGTGCGTCGAAGAAGCCAAGCGAGCGCTCAGGGCGGACTTCGAAGAAACGCAGCGCTCGTTAGGCGGTGGGGGAGCAGCGCCCCAGCAGTTCGCGGAACCTGAAGTGGTGCTCGGCTATGGCGCGCTCTTCGAGGCGATTACCACCGGGACCAAGGCTGCTCCCCGGCCGGCTCCGGCTCCGGCTTCGGCCGCGACCGAGGCCCGCCGGGAGCGGCTGCGACAATTCAGCGCGGAAGACGTCAGGCGCCTGACGCGCGGCCTGGACTTGGTCTCCGAAGCGGTAAGGGTGGTGCAGATGCGCACAGCACCCCTGCGCTCACGCGCGGAGGCGGTTAAGCAGTTCTTGGCGCACCACTGGTTTGGGGGCATCCCGACTGCGGAGTTTGCCGAAAGAATCTACCAGTGGCTCGGCAACTTCTACCTCTATGGCTGGCTGGATGCCAGAGCATTGTGGCAGCGCCGATATGTCGCCACCGGCCAACCTCCCTCGGTTTATCTTGACTGGCTGGCGGCGCTGAGCGAAGCGGAAGTGGAAGAAACGTTGCGCATCAACGAGGCGGCGGCGACAGCCGAGGTGGAGGCGGCGCAGCAACCGGAGGCCCTCAGGAACTGGCGCGCAGGCCGTTTGGAGACGCAGTTTCGGTGGTTGACAAAGGCCAAGGAGGCGGTCCGGCGTCAGGAACTGCGGCCCGTGCTTTCGGACGTGGCCTGGCCCTTGGCGAGCGGAATCTTTGAGGGCGATGTACCCACGCTCATAGCATACGCGCATTTGGAAAAGCAGAGCGAGCGCGCCTATAGTGAAGGTTTCGCCGAGGGCATCCTGATTGAGAGCTTCCTGGCCGAGGCGGGGCTTCCGCCGGAAGCCGGACCTGAAGCGGGCCCCGAAGCCGCCCCGGAAGTCGCCTCCGCTGAAACACATTTGCCCCCGAAGCCGATGCTCTACATGACGGTCCGCGAGTACCTGGAGAGCCAGATCAAGCGCGCCGAACAGGCGCCAGAAGGAGAGACCGCGGCCGCGGAGACGGAGGATCTGCTCACCGCCAGCAGGCAGAAGGAGCGCGCCTTCACTTGCCCTGGTTGCGGTTATGAATCACCAGTCCGCCTGTGGTCGGCGGTCAACATCGCCACCGATTCCCACCTGCGCGCCATCCTGCGCGCGGGCAAGATTCACCAGCTCCGGTGTGCGGGCTGTGGGCGTTACAGTGGAGCGGACAGCCTCTTGCAGTATCATGACCCGCAGGGCCCGCTCCTGGTGCAGGTGTACCCTACGCGCTACCAGCAGCATCGCGACAACATGGTGAGCGAGCTCGAGACGGTAGTGGCGTACATTCAAGGCCTGCCCGCGCAGGCGCGGCCCAAGCGCTATCCGGCACATGCTGTAGTGCTGTTCGGGATGAAAGACTTCGCTGATTTCCTGCGCGCGCGGGAACCGGACTCGCCACCCCTGGTCGTCGGCCGATCCGATGGCGAGAAATTGACGACACTGAACAAGGAGACGTTCGCGCTGGCGACCGCGAATCTCGATTCTTCCATTCAGGCCTGGCGAGATGTCGTCACTTCTTCCCCTCCCTTGCAGCGCCTGGTCAAGCATCGCGTGTGGTACGTCGTCCGCGGCGCAGCGGAACGCGCGCGAGCGACGCGCCCGCTCGAGGCGGCAGTCGAGAAAGTCGGTCTGGCGGTGGGGACGGTCTGCGTCCTCGGTTTCGACGACGGCCGCTTGTTGCACCACTACGAGTGGGCACGCCGGGGCGCGCCCCCGCCCGCACCGGGTCCTTGGCTGGCGGCTTTCACCGACCCGGAGATTGTGCACGCGGTGCACCGAGAACAGCCTGCACCGGGAGACCAGGTGTGGAGCGAGGCCTTTGGCCGGGCGCCGGCGACGCAGGCCTGGGTGGGGGATTTTCTGGCGTCCCCAACGGTGCGTGACGCGGTGGATCGCGTGCGCGACGCTTCATCCAGCGAGGAGTCAGCCGCAGCCGTCGCCGAAATCGCCCAGCAGGCCTACGAACGAGCACTGGCGGCCGCCATGCTGCTGGTTTCCTGGCTCCGGGGCACCTAAAGAAGATTAGGTGTTAGTTTCTTATCACTGATATTCTGAACAGGTTGTATAGAAAAAATCAGGCGCTGGGCTGGCCCGCGAGCGCAGGCACGATCAGGAATTCCTGAAGTCGGCGCGCGACCAGCAGCACCCGCCGCCCCAGCTGGGTCAGGTAGTATTTGTAGCTGTGGCCGCATTTGCGCAGCAGGCCAAACACCCGGCAGCGCTTGAGAAAATAGGAGATTTGCGCGCTGGTCTTGCCCGACAGCACTTGGCGCAGTCGGCGTAGGCGCACTACACCAGTCCGCAGCAAGCACAAGGCGAGCCGTTTTCCCTGCCGAGGAGGGCGGCTCGCTGGCATTGGGGGAGCCTGGCGCGCACTTTGCGTCGACCCTGGCAGGTGCTGCGCCGGACGGGTGGTGGCAGCACTCGCTGCCCTGGCCACCATGTCGCGGAAATGCACCCAAGACGGGGCGCGACGCGGTGACTCGACCGACTAAAGGATTAACTGCAATGTTACCCAATAGTGATCGGACCTCGATGGCACGACCCAAGTCCAGTTGCGGGTGTTGGTGACCGTCTCCAGGTGGTAACCATCAGGGCCACTTACCTGCCATTGGTAGCCGGTGACAGGGGGAAAGGAGTGCTGGTCATAGGCGGCTTCAAACTCCACTGTCTGGCCCGGCTCGAACTTGATGCCGTCGTGGGCGTTCTCTAGCGGAAAGTAGATGCGCGTCGAACCATCTGCATCGTGGAATGTAGCCACAATGTCGAGGTCCGGCGATGGGTCTACCTCTGTCCCATCCAGAGGGACCGCGTTAGCAAGCGAGTGAGGGACATCGTCGGCCCAAGCTCGACTTCGGGCGAAAATCGCGAGGCCCATAGCGATCACGGCGAGCGCCACAACGCCAAGGGGCTTTCTCATCTGCGCATCCTTTCTCGTTACGACGGCGTCACTTCGGGGGGCGGCCGAAGTATCCTGCCGACCAGCGGGCCGCGCTGCCGGCAGCATGTCGG
This region includes:
- a CDS encoding CpXC domain-containing protein → MSQLKSHPVTCASCGKQFQARLWSSINVTLHPQLEALFLSGRLNLLTCPHCSTTSPAVSSLLYHDMEAPRVILALPEEDRGCVEEAKRALRADFEETQRSLGGGGAAPQQFAEPEVVLGYGALFEAITTGTKAAPRPAPAPASAATEARRERLRQFSAEDVRRLTRGLDLVSEAVRVVQMRTAPLRSRAEAVKQFLAHHWFGGIPTAEFAERIYQWLGNFYLYGWLDARALWQRRYVATGQPPSVYLDWLAALSEAEVEETLRINEAAATAEVEAAQQPEALRNWRAGRLETQFRWLTKAKEAVRRQELRPVLSDVAWPLASGIFEGDVPTLIAYAHLEKQSERAYSEGFAEGILIESFLAEAGLPPEAGPEAGPEAAPEVASAETHLPPKPMLYMTVREYLESQIKRAEQAPEGETAAAETEDLLTASRQKERAFTCPGCGYESPVRLWSAVNIATDSHLRAILRAGKIHQLRCAGCGRYSGADSLLQYHDPQGPLLVQVYPTRYQQHRDNMVSELETVVAYIQGLPAQARPKRYPAHAVVLFGMKDFADFLRAREPDSPPLVVGRSDGEKLTTLNKETFALATANLDSSIQAWRDVVTSSPPLQRLVKHRVWYVVRGAAERARATRPLEAAVEKVGLAVGTVCVLGFDDGRLLHHYEWARRGAPPPAPGPWLAAFTDPEIVHAVHREQPAPGDQVWSEAFGRAPATQAWVGDFLASPTVRDAVDRVRDASSSEESAAAVAEIAQQAYERALAAAMLLVSWLRGT